Proteins co-encoded in one Acidobacteriota bacterium genomic window:
- a CDS encoding uracil-DNA glycosylase, protein MADSLLKIKQEIIRCTLCPRLVEYREAAAREKRRAYMAWDYWGKPVPGFGDQQARLLIIGLAPAAHGGNRTGRVFTGDSSGDFLYAALHQSGFASQSHSISRDDGMTLRDAYINATVRCAPPDNKPLPAESRNCRPYLERELDALGMPGRGDARLRCVICLGKIAFDRFLAILTERKLVRPRFAYRFAHGAEYTMDAILPTPLTLLTSYHPSPRNTQTGRLTPAMFLSVFERAKMILRH, encoded by the coding sequence ATGGCTGACAGCCTGCTCAAGATCAAGCAAGAGATCATCCGCTGCACGCTCTGCCCGCGCCTGGTGGAGTACCGCGAGGCGGCGGCGCGCGAAAAGCGCCGCGCTTACATGGCTTGGGATTACTGGGGCAAGCCCGTTCCGGGTTTCGGCGACCAGCAGGCGCGTCTGCTGATTATCGGCTTGGCGCCCGCCGCGCATGGCGGCAATCGCACCGGGCGCGTCTTCACCGGCGATAGCTCCGGCGACTTTCTCTACGCGGCGCTGCACCAGAGCGGCTTCGCCAGCCAGTCGCACTCCATCTCGCGCGACGACGGGATGACCTTACGCGACGCCTACATCAACGCCACCGTGCGTTGCGCTCCGCCGGACAACAAGCCGCTGCCCGCCGAATCGCGCAACTGCCGCCCCTACCTGGAGCGCGAACTCGATGCGCTGGGCATGCCGGGCAGGGGGGACGCGCGCCTGCGTTGTGTCATCTGTCTCGGCAAGATCGCCTTCGACCGATTTCTGGCAATCCTCACTGAGCGCAAACTGGTCCGTCCTCGATTCGCCTATCGCTTCGCCCACGGCGCGGAATACACCATGGACGCCATTCTGCCCACACCGCTGACGCTGCTCACCAGCTACCACCCTAGTCCTCGCAACACGCAGACCGGGCGACTTACTCCCGCCATGTTCCTCTCCGTGTTCGAGCGGGCCAAAATGATTCTCCGCCATTGA
- a CDS encoding dehydrogenase, which yields MAASTSTVVARKLAGLDRSRLLHAYRSMVLSRRLDEKQIVLHRQGRTYFQLSASGHEAFQVAAAMALKPGYDWFFPYYRDQALAVALGFTPLDLLLEAVGSSAAPFSGGRQMPNHWGSPALHVVSRSSAVGTQFLHAVGCAEAGIYYQRMSAGTPPPSAPQLQQDSSLSSKLTSKLSSSFEADEVVCVLGGDGSTSEGEFFESLNTACHDRLPVLYLIENNGYAISTPVEEQTAGGNSLQLVSGYPNLYREETDGTDFVESLEALQRAVAHCRERKGPAIVQGHLFRLHSHSLSDDQRLYKSSREIAEETLRDPLPKLAARLETEGLLSAKDRAALEQEVDTEIEHAAEQALVAPGHHTDKQSSHIERHVFSIHVDPTSRAFDHPAQFSGEPLTMVESLNACLRDELRRDPRVLLYGQDIADCGSEQTLPEVKGKGGVFKVTHGLQREFGKGRVFNAPIAEANIVGRAIGYGLRGLKPVVEIQFFDYIWPAMMQIRDEMSVMRWRSNGNFGAPAVIRAAYGGYLSGGSIYHSQCGESIFAHIPGLRVVLPSNAADANGLLRTAIRCDDPVLFLEHKHLYRQTYNRSPYPGPDYMIPFGRANIVREGRDATVITYGALVQKSLQAAQKLAEEGMSVEVVDLRCLSPFDWDTVAASVRKTSRALVAQEDNLSFGYASEIAARISEEMFHELDAPVKRVGALDTFVAYHPTLEKQILPQASDIEAALRDLAAG from the coding sequence ATGGCAGCATCGACCTCCACCGTGGTGGCGCGGAAGCTTGCGGGTCTGGACCGCAGCCGCCTTCTGCACGCCTATCGTTCCATGGTTCTCTCGCGGCGCCTCGACGAAAAGCAGATTGTTCTGCATCGCCAGGGCCGGACGTATTTTCAGCTCTCGGCCTCCGGTCATGAGGCGTTTCAAGTCGCCGCCGCCATGGCCCTGAAGCCAGGCTACGACTGGTTCTTCCCTTACTATCGCGATCAGGCGCTGGCCGTTGCTCTGGGCTTTACGCCGCTCGATCTGTTGCTTGAAGCGGTAGGCTCATCGGCCGCGCCATTCAGCGGCGGACGCCAGATGCCCAATCACTGGGGCAGCCCCGCGCTGCACGTTGTCTCGCGCTCCAGCGCCGTGGGCACCCAGTTCCTGCACGCGGTTGGATGCGCCGAGGCCGGCATCTACTATCAGCGAATGTCAGCCGGCACGCCGCCGCCGTCCGCGCCTCAATTGCAGCAAGACTCTTCGTTGTCTTCCAAACTGACTTCCAAACTGTCCTCCAGCTTCGAGGCTGACGAAGTGGTTTGCGTGCTGGGCGGCGATGGCTCCACCAGCGAAGGCGAGTTCTTTGAGTCGCTCAACACCGCTTGCCATGATCGCCTGCCAGTGCTCTATCTGATCGAAAACAACGGCTACGCCATCTCCACTCCCGTGGAGGAGCAGACCGCCGGCGGCAACTCGCTGCAACTGGTCTCCGGATATCCCAACCTGTACCGCGAGGAGACCGACGGCACCGACTTCGTCGAGAGTCTCGAAGCCCTACAGCGCGCCGTCGCACATTGTCGTGAGCGCAAGGGACCCGCCATCGTGCAGGGCCATCTGTTTCGCCTGCATTCGCACTCGCTCTCCGATGATCAGCGCCTCTACAAATCATCCAGGGAGATTGCCGAAGAGACGCTCCGCGACCCTCTGCCTAAGCTGGCCGCGCGTCTGGAAACCGAGGGCCTCTTAAGCGCCAAGGATCGTGCCGCGCTGGAGCAGGAAGTGGATACCGAGATTGAGCACGCTGCCGAGCAGGCTCTCGTCGCTCCCGGCCATCACACCGACAAACAATCGAGCCACATCGAGCGGCATGTCTTTTCCATTCACGTGGACCCCACCTCGCGCGCCTTCGATCACCCCGCGCAGTTTTCCGGCGAGCCGCTGACCATGGTGGAGTCATTGAACGCCTGCCTGCGCGACGAGCTGCGCCGCGACCCCCGCGTACTCCTCTACGGCCAGGACATCGCCGACTGCGGCAGCGAGCAGACGCTGCCGGAGGTGAAGGGCAAGGGCGGAGTCTTCAAAGTAACGCATGGCCTGCAGCGTGAGTTTGGCAAAGGCCGTGTCTTCAACGCGCCCATCGCCGAGGCCAACATCGTGGGCCGCGCCATCGGCTATGGACTGCGCGGGCTGAAGCCGGTGGTGGAGATTCAGTTCTTCGACTACATCTGGCCGGCCATGATGCAGATTCGCGATGAGATGAGCGTGATGCGCTGGCGCTCCAACGGCAACTTCGGCGCGCCTGCGGTGATTCGCGCGGCCTATGGCGGCTACTTGAGCGGCGGCTCGATCTATCACAGCCAGTGCGGCGAGAGCATCTTCGCGCACATCCCCGGACTGCGCGTCGTGCTCCCTTCAAACGCCGCGGACGCCAACGGCCTGCTGCGCACCGCGATTCGTTGCGACGATCCCGTGTTGTTCCTCGAGCATAAGCATCTCTATCGCCAGACCTATAACCGTTCTCCGTACCCCGGCCCTGATTACATGATCCCGTTTGGCCGCGCCAACATTGTGCGCGAGGGACGCGACGCCACTGTGATCACCTACGGCGCGCTGGTGCAGAAGTCGCTGCAGGCCGCGCAGAAGCTGGCCGAGGAGGGCATGAGCGTCGAGGTGGTGGACCTGCGCTGCCTCAGTCCATTCGATTGGGACACGGTCGCCGCGTCCGTGCGCAAGACCAGCCGCGCCCTCGTTGCTCAGGAGGACAATCTGTCGTTCGGTTACGCCTCGGAGATCGCCGCGCGCATCAGCGAGGAGATGTTCCACGAACTCGACGCGCCGGTGAAACGCGTCGGCGCGCTCGACACCTTTGTCGCCTATCACCCCACGCTCGAGAAGCAGATACTCCCGCAAGCCTCCGACATCGAAGCCGCCTTGCGCGACCTGGCCGCCGGCTAG